In Oscillospiraceae bacterium, the following are encoded in one genomic region:
- the def gene encoding peptide deformylase — MAIRRIVTDADGFLRKKSKHVDKIDARTLKLIDDMRDTLAKHNGVGLAAVQVGILKRIFIVNTGDETIELINPEILSAEGEQEDLEGCLSIPGKWGITHRPMKVTVRAEDRNGEVKTYSGEGLVARAFCHENDHLDGKLYIDIATSMLTQEEVDALD, encoded by the coding sequence ATGGCAATAAGAAGAATAGTTACTGATGCCGATGGCTTTCTAAGAAAGAAATCAAAGCATGTGGACAAGATCGATGCACGTACACTGAAGCTGATCGACGATATGCGCGACACTCTCGCAAAGCACAATGGAGTCGGACTGGCGGCGGTTCAGGTAGGTATATTAAAACGAATTTTTATTGTCAACACCGGCGATGAAACAATCGAGCTTATCAATCCTGAAATTTTATCTGCCGAAGGCGAACAGGAGGATCTGGAGGGCTGTCTCTCAATTCCGGGCAAATGGGGCATCACCCATAGGCCGATGAAGGTCACTGTCCGCGCAGAAGACAGAAACGGTGAAGTCAAGACATACAGTGGCGAAGGCCTTGTTGCACGCGCCTTCTGCCATGAAAACGATCATCTTGACGGCAAGCTTTATATTGATATTGCAACCTCAATGCTTACACAGGAAGAGGTCGACGCACTTGACTGA
- the fmt gene encoding methionyl-tRNA formyltransferase, whose amino-acid sequence MTENTTYDKKRSMSLLYMGTPNYAVAPLRSLLNSGLFDKISVVTRQDSPQGRGLKDKFSEVKRFAIDNAIDVYQPVNLKKDNFEAVLQKLDPDIIIVAAYGMILPEYVLNFPRFGCINIHASLLPEYRGAAPINRVILDGKQKTGITIMRMDKGIDTGDILCSYEVPILPLDNFGSLCAKLSDAGASVIPEAVKLILSGEAVYKKQNDSFASYASKITSADQCIDWFEDAAKIVNRIRAFSPDPCANTITPDGRLLRISAAHEGSAVEAQIIPGTVIKAKKALEIASGNSLSLVIDELQPEGKRRMSGRDFINGRGINEGDVLSRTLMC is encoded by the coding sequence TTGACTGAAAACACTACCTATGATAAAAAACGGAGCATGTCGCTTTTATATATGGGCACCCCGAATTATGCCGTGGCCCCGCTTCGTTCTTTGTTAAATTCCGGTCTTTTTGATAAGATATCAGTTGTCACACGCCAGGACAGCCCGCAGGGACGCGGACTTAAGGATAAATTTTCAGAAGTAAAACGATTTGCCATCGATAATGCTATCGATGTATATCAACCTGTCAATTTAAAAAAGGATAATTTCGAAGCTGTTCTGCAAAAGCTTGATCCCGACATTATAATCGTCGCCGCATACGGCATGATTCTGCCGGAATATGTTCTTAATTTTCCGAGATTCGGATGTATCAATATTCATGCTTCCCTTTTACCGGAATACCGCGGAGCGGCGCCGATAAACCGCGTCATTCTCGACGGAAAGCAAAAAACAGGAATAACCATTATGAGAATGGATAAGGGAATTGACACCGGGGATATTTTATGTAGTTACGAAGTCCCTATTCTACCCTTGGATAATTTCGGTTCACTCTGTGCGAAGCTTTCTGACGCAGGCGCTTCCGTCATACCGGAAGCCGTCAAGCTGATTTTATCAGGTGAAGCGGTATATAAAAAGCAAAACGATTCATTCGCATCCTATGCTTCAAAGATCACCTCTGCCGATCAGTGTATCGATTGGTTTGAAGATGCGGCAAAGATCGTCAACAGAATACGGGCCTTTTCACCCGACCCATGTGCCAATACCATTACTCCCGACGGCAGACTTTTACGGATTAGCGCCGCGCATGAAGGCTCGGCGGTCGAAGCGCAAATTATACCGGGAACAGTTATAAAAGCTAAAAAAGCACTGGAAATTGCCTCCGGCAACTCATTGTCGCTCGTTATCGACGAGCTTCAGCCTGAAGGAAAACGCCGTATGTCCGGACGCGATTTCATAAACGGGCGAGGAATAAACGAGGGCGATGTGCTTTCACGCACGCTCATGTGCTAA
- a CDS encoding zinc metallopeptidase — MPTGTEFYIILILPALIFSVWASFNVNHTFNKYSKISNSRGITAENAVYAVLDNNHIGGISLERINGNLTDHYDPAKNTIRLSQNVSGSTSISAIGVAAHEAGHAVQYGTGYSLIKLRTMIIPVCQFGSNAAMPLVFIGLFFSIPVFVDLGILFFGAAVVFQLVTLPVEFNASHRAVTALRETGTLTGTELIGAEKVLKAAALTYVAALAVALLNFLRLLSLAGRRRR, encoded by the coding sequence ATGCCGACCGGAACAGAATTTTATATAATCCTTATTCTGCCCGCGCTGATCTTTTCAGTTTGGGCAAGCTTCAATGTAAATCATACCTTCAATAAATATTCGAAAATTTCCAACAGCCGGGGCATAACCGCCGAAAACGCGGTTTATGCGGTGCTTGATAACAACCATATAGGCGGAATTTCGCTTGAACGGATTAACGGAAATCTCACAGATCATTATGATCCGGCAAAAAATACGATAAGACTTTCGCAAAACGTTTCCGGTTCAACAAGCATCTCGGCAATCGGCGTCGCCGCACATGAAGCCGGGCATGCGGTACAATACGGTACCGGTTATTCATTAATTAAGCTTCGGACCATGATCATTCCGGTTTGCCAGTTTGGCTCGAACGCCGCCATGCCTCTTGTGTTCATAGGACTTTTCTTTTCAATTCCTGTTTTTGTCGATCTTGGCATATTGTTTTTCGGCGCGGCAGTGGTATTTCAGCTCGTCACGCTTCCGGTGGAATTCAATGCTTCTCATCGCGCTGTCACAGCGCTCAGAGAAACAGGCACACTTACCGGGACCGAGCTTATCGGTGCCGAAAAGGTGCTTAAAGCTGCAGCGTTGACCTATGTCGCCGCGCTTGCTGTCGCTCTTCTCAATTTCCTGCGCCTTCTTTCTCTGGCTGGGAGACGCAGACGCTGA
- the rsmB gene encoding 16S rRNA (cytosine(967)-C(5))-methyltransferase RsmB: MKEKKIYSHNVRELCVDALNNLEKDVKYSNLQLNASLTESALSEQDRALFTALFYGVIEKRLTLDYLIDRFVKRPDKLSPYTRNILRTAIFQLLFLEKIPDHAAVFEACETAKKHEGPGCTSLVNGVLRNIIREKSTLFDFKDADPIKALSIKHSVPEELIALWIHSYGQRATEIVCALSLTRYPSLYVNTLKISRQAYCAMLTDKGIEYSISGKTDVLLKAPFPAVKLPGFNEGLIFIQDLSCQAAISDLLPGKNEIVVDVCACPGGKSFSAGIAMENTGAIYSFDIHSSKLPLITKSAERLGITNITARENDARFPAAELVGKADTVICDVPCSGFGVIAKKPEIRYKPLSDLASLPDLQFEILAKSSMYCAPGGKIMYSTCTLNPNENERVSERFLSSAPQFARISGNAGTTVFPDAFHDGFYYDIFIRKD, from the coding sequence ATGAAGGAAAAAAAGATTTACTCACACAATGTTCGGGAATTGTGCGTAGACGCGCTCAACAATCTTGAAAAAGACGTAAAATATTCCAACCTTCAGCTAAACGCTTCATTAACCGAAAGTGCTTTATCAGAGCAGGACAGAGCACTGTTCACCGCTCTTTTTTACGGAGTCATTGAAAAGCGCCTCACTCTTGATTATCTCATCGACCGCTTTGTCAAGCGTCCCGATAAGCTCTCTCCTTACACCAGAAACATTTTAAGGACGGCAATATTTCAGCTGTTATTCTTGGAAAAAATTCCGGATCACGCGGCTGTTTTTGAAGCCTGCGAAACGGCAAAAAAGCATGAAGGTCCGGGATGCACATCGCTTGTCAACGGCGTACTGAGAAATATAATCAGAGAAAAAAGCACACTGTTTGATTTTAAAGACGCTGATCCCATAAAAGCTCTTTCTATTAAACACTCTGTTCCTGAAGAATTGATAGCTCTATGGATTCATAGCTATGGTCAAAGAGCGACCGAAATCGTTTGCGCTCTTTCATTGACCAGATATCCGTCTCTGTATGTAAACACTTTGAAAATCAGCCGCCAAGCATACTGCGCAATGCTTACCGATAAGGGTATAGAATATTCGATTTCCGGTAAAACCGATGTTTTACTTAAAGCGCCTTTTCCGGCAGTAAAGCTCCCTGGATTTAATGAAGGATTGATTTTCATACAGGACCTTTCCTGCCAGGCGGCTATATCAGACCTATTACCAGGTAAAAATGAGATAGTAGTTGATGTTTGCGCCTGCCCGGGAGGAAAGAGCTTTTCCGCCGGCATAGCAATGGAAAATACCGGCGCGATATATTCCTTTGATATCCATTCCTCAAAGCTTCCTCTTATAACAAAAAGTGCAGAAAGACTCGGGATTACGAACATAACCGCACGTGAAAACGACGCCAGATTCCCGGCAGCGGAATTAGTCGGAAAAGCGGATACAGTTATCTGCGATGTCCCTTGTTCAGGATTCGGAGTGATCGCAAAAAAGCCTGAAATAAGATATAAGCCTTTATCCGATCTCGCTTCCCTGCCTGATCTTCAGTTTGAAATTCTTGCCAAGTCCTCTATGTACTGCGCACCGGGAGGTAAAATTATGTATTCGACATGTACACTTAATCCAAATGAAAACGAACGAGTTTCAGAACGGTTCTTATCCTCCGCTCCACAGTTTGCAAGAATATCCGGCAACGCCGGAACCACCGTATTTCCGGACGCTTTTCACGACGGATTCTATTATGATATTTTCATCAGAAAAGATTAA